In a genomic window of Anas acuta chromosome 9, bAnaAcu1.1, whole genome shotgun sequence:
- the LOC137861231 gene encoding PHD finger protein 7-like — MAAALPPPECVLCHRSDTSLDGCGPMLQVDGVCAHVHCLFPAQGLYQRGAEEEGIFGFLCADIRRVAGRAARKRCCVCRKKGATVACWQKRCSRRFHLPCSSQRGCISQFFGDYSSFCWEHRPQQSVETLQEGHTTCIICMEVVEDSLSYTTMVCPSCKHAWFHRGCIQGQALRAGLRHFACPHCRDRERFLPEMLQMGIRVPNKKPAWEQDEEEEPALPQLYGRCDARQCLYRGGREQWQEEG, encoded by the exons ATGGCTGccgccctgcctcccccagagTGCGTGCTGTGCCACCGCTCGGACACCAGCTTGGATGGCTGCGGGCCGATGTTGCAGGTGGACGGGGTCTGCGCCCACGTGCACTGCCTG tttccagcccagggcctgtaCCAGCGAGGCGCTGAAGAGGAAGGAATCTTCGGATTCCTCTGCGCGGATATCAGGCGGGTAGCGGGTCGGGCAGCTCGCAAG CGCTGCTGCGTCTGCCGCAAGAAGGGGGCCACCGTCGCCTGCTGGCAGAAGCGGTGCTCGCGCCGCTTccacctgccctgcagctcccagcgggGCTGCATCTCGCAGTTCTTTGGGGACTACAG ctccttctgctgggAGCACCGCCCGCAGCAGAGCGTGGAGacgctgcaggaggggcacacCACGTGCATCATCTgcatggaggtggtggaggacaGCCTCTCCTACACCACCATGGTGTGCCCCTCCTGCAAGCACGCCTGGTTCCACCGGGGCTGCATCCAG GGACAGGCGCTTCGGGCGGGCCTCAGGCACTTTGCGTGTCCTCACTGCCGGGACCGGGAGCGCTTTCTCCCTGAGATGCTGCAGATGGGAATCCGCGTGCCCAACAA AAAGCCGGCTTGGGAGCaagacgaggaggaggagccggcactgccacagctgtaTGGCCGCTGCGATGCCAGGCAGTGCCTGTACAGGGGAGGCCGCGAGCAGTGGCAAGAGGAAGGGTGA